The genomic stretch ctttctgccataaatgcgactttttacacaaaccaccacataagctggcttaattgtccGCAACAATCTGAGCTATTTCTGCCGATAAGAGGATAATAAatgtgatgcattctttatggtaaattctggagaaaacagttgGCATTTAGATTTTCACCAAATATATCATTCTTTTTGGCGCATTTTCTgccataattctggtgcaacaggcttagtaaatctccccTATTATATTCTAACAGTAAGGAAGATTCAGGTTGCCATTAAAAGTTTGACAAGTAATAATGAAAGCATAAGATTTAAAGAAAACGCAACAAGCCATCTGAATAtaacatttttattagatttttgctCACTTAGGAACTGTTTTTAAGTAGAGGCTCACAGAGAGAAAGCATAACTACTACATACATTAGAACAGGAGCACATTATACATTATAGGATGTCAATTATCTAATGTtaaacataagaaaatctctaccCTACTCGCCCAATGGGTCATTTATATACATAAGCCCCTCTTGACCTGTAGCTTTTGCAATTCTTTGAGCGTATTTACATATTCCTGCAGAGGGAATTATCCAAGTCCTAGCACAAAGCTACACAACTTCAATATGGTGACCATACTCCACATACGGGTTCCGCACTCTTCTGCATTATTTAATGCGGAATAGGACTTTACGCTGAAGACGATGCTGGATTTCACCGCGTCTCATCATAAGATGCAGAACCTTGTGAATCGCATGTTCTGGGTATTTCTGGGGGAGAAAAAGAAATAagataatttaaaaataaaaatcaggcaACAAAATTCAAAGTGCCCTCCCAAATCTGCTGTCGGGAGGAcagcatacacattagatgttcaGCGGGTTCGTCCGACATTTATCTAATGCGTATGACTAGCTTTACCTGATGCAAGCAAACATAACTGGCTGCTAGACTGCCAGGTAAGAGGAAGGCTCAAAGTTTTGTTCCAAATCTTAAAATTCAAATAAATTGCAACTGTCGACTTAGAAAACGGTCAAACAAACAAACCGGGGGCATATCGACATTGTATTTGCAATCTAAGTCTGGCATATGTGCTGGGAAAGCTCCCATCCTATCCACAGGCCCCCATTCATGCCACAAACTTTTGTCATATAGAACAGCATGGTCGACTACATCGTTGTATACAGTTGCATGTTGCTTGTCACAATAAAACTGTCTATAATGCTCAAAATATGCCTCCGAAAACAGCATTATATAGAGCCATTTTCCCCAGTGGTAACAGCACTAAAACTTCAGGGTCAAATCTATCTCAACGTCAGTGAGGGACATTTACGCACACTACAAATGCTGTGTCTGAGTACTGGGTCCAATACATTTTGTAAAATGTCATCTACATCATTTTCACCTGTTTGAGGAAATCCTGGATGATGCTGTGTTCAGAAATCTGAGAGCCAATGGCAAACCtcctcttcatctgcttctcgATACGGGACAGCATCTCCTGGTCCTCTTGTGTGGTGAACCCTTCCACTCCTGAGGGGGAGTGAACAATCAGAATAGCACCATGCATAATCGCAATTCCACAAAATTTTAGGTTGTTTTCTCAGGTTCTACTTACCAGCAAGACTTCCTGACATGGCAGCGTCCAGCGTGGACACCTGGAACAAACGCAGAGCCTCATCTATATCGGTTTCTGtggaaaagggctgtaatttcatCTTGCTAAGAGATTCTGAAATCCGGACAACGGCTTCCAATTGTCTGCAAATTAatcgctaatatttagaaaactgcaaaattgcacttttttttaaataaataatgtgATCCACTTATGGAAAGAAACATTTGTGCACCACAATCTGACACTTCttgtgcaaaatggtgcatttagtTCGAAATTTATGAAGCAGATGTGTGaattaaaagggaatctgtcagccctGAAACACCCCAAACTAGAGCATGCgatgtatagtgtaagtgatgcaGAGTCCAGTTAGGTCATTTTAATCTTCACGCTTACTTGCATTCTGACGCTggattgagaggactcctgagctcacacaCACATAAtgagaggactcaaagaggagtcctctcaatgcattttcctGCTGTTTGTGGGAACACAGCATCAGAATGcaagtattaaagaggacctttcatcggtccaaacattgtgaactaagtatcatgacatatacagcagcgcccagggatctcactgtacttattacccctgggcgccgctccgttctcccgttatgctcagggacttggttatagtaggcagagactgcccttgttctgctgggcgtctccttctcctaggctgtagcgctggctaaTCGCAGCAcaaagctcacagcctgggagaacaagggcagtctccgcctactataaccatgtcccctaagtctccgcctactataccCAAGTTCCCAAACATAccagaggacataacgggagaacggagcggcgcccagggataatagtaagtgcagtgagatccccgggcgccgctgtatatgttatgatacttagttcacaatgtttggaccgatgaaaggtcctctttaagataaaAATGACAGATTCAGCAACACTTACGCTATAcaccacttagggtccattcacacgtctgcactttgggtgcggacccattcattttcaatggggagggaaaggatgcgtacagcacacagtgtgctgtccacatccgcatgtcctattcttgtccgcagctgccgaCCCGgtgtgcagatccacaaaacactgcggacgtgtgaatgaactcttaatggtgggggggggggggtttaggggTGTTCAGAGAtaaaagattccctttaaagcggCATGGCCCTGTAAATTAAAACGTATACTTCTTGCCAATCTCCAAACGTTGTTGGGGGTGCAGTAGGAAGATCATGGGCTCTCGGGGCCAGACAAACGCACTCTAGTTTACTCCACCTCATAACCGAGATCAGCATGACTGCAGAGGCAATTGATTGGATGGAAGAGGTAACGTGAATGAAGACATTACACGCATTCTTTCAAACGGGGACTGGAAGCAGAAGGGAGCTTGGCACTGAATaaagagatttatttattttttaaccctactGGACAAGGGTGCAGATACTTCAACAGGGATTACAGGCcagtttcacacaagcaagttcacTCCAAGAAACTGTGGGAGCGCAAATTCCCAGTCTGTTCTTATAATGGCACAGCaaggcattataatgatttataatgctgtgtgtccctgcctgATATCTGCTGTAATGATTTGTACTGACATCATTATGTCAGGCAGGGACACAGTTCTAAAATTATAATAGTGATCTCCTGTTACAGGAACAGAGTTCAGAATGGAAAATCATGCTCACACACGCAGTGCATTTTTTGCTGTGAATTTGCTAATCTGAAACTGGCCTAAAAGGTGTTATGCCAGCAGTTCTGACCCTGCAAAACTGCTGACCACACTAGGTAGGGATCATGGACGGCTCGTTAAACATACATTTGTTTATAATTTTATTAGTTTGAGAAGGACACATCAAATTTAAAGGCCACACAAGTGAGAATTACTTTCCATACCtgactgttatggggatactggATCGCTTTTCAGCCTCCCTCTCATGTTCACGGGCACCACTACGCATGAGGACGTAACGATTTTTAAGCTTTTCTGCTGCTTCCACTGACAGACGAGGGCCACATTTACTGTAGTATGTAGAATACACAAGTAAAGACACTGAAGTCTTAAGTTCAACATGCATGCAATGCTAAAGGACAGGACTTACGTTCTGCAATAAGCAATGAATTTCTTCAGGGTATTGAGATCCACCTCTCCCTCTACAGCCTGAGTTTGTGTCCGCGCACTAAGATGTACATTCATCACATGCTTAGCAAGGATCTGTGAAGAAAAATAGTGAAAGATATTCAGAAAGAATAAAAACACAGGAGTGCTATAAACAAGATGCCCGCAAAGCCTAGAAGCGCAGTGGCTGTACGCTGCCTGGCCTCTAGATGAATTGTGcagcttagtctactttcacacttgcgttttgtctgtttgtgagatccgttcagggatctcacaagcggtccaaaacagatcagtttgcattctaatgcattctgaatggaaaaggattcgctCTAAATGCATCAGTtcgtctccaaagcagaatggagacaggACACCAAAAcaatgcttgcagcgttttggtgtccttctaatgaaactgagccaaactgatccgtcctccattgattttcaatggcgattataggacggatccgtcttggctatgttaaagataatacaaatggaccagttctgaacggatacagacggttgtattatctgaatgagagtgtgaaagtagccttaacaggaCAGTGTGATCAAGATCTCCCCTTAATTACATTTTCTCGAAAGCAATATTTTATGGGCACTCTAAAATATCCTCACCATGTCCCTCTGCTCATTGTGTTCATCTTTCACGATGAAGATCATGTCAAATCTTGATAGGATGGTGGGCATGAAGTCGATGTTCTCCTCACCCTTTGTATCATCCCATCTCCCGTACACTGAATTGGCAGCAGCGAGCACGGAGCAGCGAGAGTTCAGGGTGGTTGTGATGCCAGCTTTTGCAATAGAAATGGTCTGTTGCTCCATAGCCTCGTGGATCGCAACTCTGTCATCCTCTCGCATCTGCAAGATTAATGTCATAAGTCAAACGCCTAAAAACAGACACTAAATATATTTAGTTAACCTGAATGTTTGCACTTTTATTAAAGAGGATGTTTCCTtggagacattggtggcatatcactagggtcCCCAGAAATAGGAATTGCACCTATTTCCAGAACGGGCTTCAAAAGAGGAGAAAAGTGCACCACACATGCATGGAGTCCTTTCATTTGTAAGAAGACTCACAGATATGAATGGACAGAGCActgagcaagcacagccaccactccaTTTACTTATATGGGATTGGTGGAGATAATCGAGCACTGGCTCAGCTGTttctggaagtcccatagaaatgtaaAGCATCCTCAAGCATTTGCTGTCTGCTCTCTTCAGGGATCCCATTCTGGAGATCAgtgtgggtctcagaggtgggacccacacctatccaaCATTAGTGGCATATCAATGTCTCAgaacagaatacccctttaataaagttgTCCAACTATCTTAAAAACTATTATCTACACCTGCAGTGAACCTTTAGACATTATTTAGCTGCCTAGCAATATATTTGTAATGTCATAAAATAAAAGTTACCTTATCGAATTCATCAATGCAAACAACGCCTCCGTCTGCCAGCACCATAGCACCTCCCTCCATAATAAAGTTACGGGACACAGGATCCCTCATGACTGATGCAGTCAAACCAGCCGCACTACTACCCTTACCGGATGTATACACCTACAAATGAAGAAGCTGAATTAGCATCAGATATGACTGATTATATCATGTTTGTGAATGTTCTCAATGAGCAGGAGGAACACAAGGAGGAATAAGGTATTCACTACAAGTAGAGAAATGCCTCTTACCCCAATGGGGGAGCACCTCTCCACAAATTTTAGAAGCTGAGACTTGGCAGTTCCAGGGTCTCCCAACATCAGCAGGTTGATGTCTCCTCTGCGTGTTAGTCCATCTGGAAGTCTAAACGAAAATTGAATAATGTTACATCAGAAAACACGGCAAATTTGGAAAACCATGTcatgcattttcataagtgtacagtCTTATCTGAAGATATTATAATCTAAATATCATTGCCTTTAAGTGTAATCACAGACTGAACCAAAGTCTAAAATATTTCTGTAGGATTGAAACAGGCCTAGATGAGGTTATGTCGAGTTCAGTTTGGGTAAAATGTTTGTAGGGACATGTGTATTGCCTTTTAAAAATTGTGAGCAGATGTAGTGTATCTGTTAATACTATAATGGGTCCTACAGACATGTGTCTGACATAGAACCATTTAAATAGCAATATATTATTTTACTTCATTACAAAAGTCATTAAGAAAGTCTGCCTTATAGGAAGCATTGGGTgtgtgaatgtcccattcatgtcttcataattatattctatatattcctgtgtgctatATTTAGATTTGCAAcatatcttaaagaggacctttcaccgattattacactgtgaactaagaatacagacatgtagagcggcgcccggggatctcactgcacttactattatccccgggtgccgctccgttTACCAGCGCtaaagcagaacaagggcagactccggctaccataactttgtgaccggagggcatagcaggagaacggagcggcacccggggataatagtaagtgcagcgagatccccaggcgctgctctccatgtctgtattcttagttcacagtgtaataatcggtgaaaggtcctctttaaccaatgAATTatatatgtcatctatgtgtaACTGTGTCGagagatatatatctatatatatcatttagaatatatattttatgccatATATATTTCACTGACTGGATATAACCTTAGAAGGTTTAGAAAGTATTAAAGTTATCTTCCTACTTATTGGGTTTCATGAGGAGAGCTGATTATTATTACTCATCCATGTGGACAAGTTAAATATGTGAACCCGGATGCCAAGTAAAAGGGCCCATTATCATGAATTTAAAAAGACGGTAGAAGATGGTGACTCAAACATGTCTAGATTATGGATAAGTAAAAATGTCAGGAAGAAACCCTTAATACTGATGTATATTGGAGAGGTTAAAAAGGTCTTGAACGTATTCAGTATTTATGTTGAAATTGTTATgtggtacaacagtgccatctagaggtaGATGGATAATAGTATGTAATTTTCCCCAGTATTTCGGTGGTTAAAATGACATTATCTGCATACGAATACACCCACTTTGATTGGAGATCCCTAATCTAGAAGGGGGATGAGTTCTTAGATAACATGGGGTataaagtatgcatgtaaaaggtTAGACAGTAGCTACTCTTCAACTGAAACTGCAACTAACAActtcaacaacaaaaagaaacttgGATCAATTTTTGTGTACTGGAAGAGTTTTGAGAACTGATCACACCCGAAACCCTGTTCATCCTTGACCCGATAACGTATATTTGTATTTACTGATTGTGGTATTAATAAGATATTACTCTCAGCATATAGTTAAGAGTCCCCATCCTGAGGGAACATAGTGTTAAACACCTCCCTAATGCTAgttgtcctcttagcaaagatgcatattgctaatgggacATTGGACATTATCTGAGTAGAGGAAAAACCTttgggaaattatatttccatagtaTGATTGCAGAGTGGGATATAATATCATATTTTTCATTTGTCATTAGGAGACAGTGGATCAGTTATGCTTCCAGTATTAATCAGTGTTTATCCTTTTTATATTCAATTGTGTATGATATATATTTCATTAGTCTTCTGATAATTTTATGCTGGTGAGAAAGCAATAGTGGGTTACACCACCATCTATATGTCTGTTTTATATTggatttatatacattttatatttttgcataattaattgccctatttttttttattaattgcataaattaaatttagaaTCTCAAGATAAAAGAAAATGGCGTTTGTGTCAGCCTAGTGGATTTCCTGACCGATATCTATGTTTTTGACATTTTAAAAGCCTCAAAACATAATTGGTGTACAGAACAAgtaaaacagtgccacacctgtccatgggttgcgtctgatattgcagctcagctcaacttaaaggggttgtccgctttttagtattgatgacctacccttagaataagtcatcaatatcagatcggcaggggtccaacttttggcacccctgccaatcagttgtttgaagagcgCTGCCTTTTATGCTCCGTTTGCCTGCTCGCCGCAGCAATTTCAGTGGTgaccaggtgtaattacaagtgtggCGTCCCCATGCACTTTCATGGGAcagctctgtagtagtcacctgaacagacagcagcagtccAGCGGCTATGGCACCCACTTAATTCACAGGTGGGTGCGATGTTTGAGACCCAACCAGCACCCAGAGGTTTAGCTCTTGAATTACAACCCTTTAACTATAGCATTATATATACGAAAGCATGAAAGTCACCTTTTACGGGATCCACCAAAGAGCAGACATGCGATGGCCTTTTTAATGTCAATGCTGCCATAAATTGATGGAGCGATACTTTTGGAAATGGTCTCATAAATGTCAGGCTTAGAAGCAAGACGCCGGAATTCCTCCTCTTCTTGAGGAGTCACAGCACATGCTGCACTCCTtcctttaaacataaaaaagcaaAAAGGTGTGTAAGGGGCTGAAACAAAGGCTTTAAGACAAAATCACATATAAGGCAACCCATCACACCAGGGGTCCAGTTGAAGGAATCCcaggaaatagattttttaaagGTAAGTcgtgcccctttaaagggatattttgATATGTCAGACATGTTGATCTGTGGGGTGTCAGTGTATAGAGATGACCACTGATCACTAAAGCAAATGGGAAGAAGATGTGCTTGACCGACTCTCCTTTGAGGACGTAGTGGTATAGCAGTCAGCCGAGCACTTCTGTCAAAAGTTTAAAATGAAGGGCACCCTTTTGAGGTTTGCTACAACTACATGCATGGACCTAGAACACAACCATTCACTGAACTGTATGCCCTGGTTTACCTGTAGATTGTTTCCAATGCTGCAGTAGAACCAGCAATGATATCAGTGTtgtatatttgctgccacctgtaaGTAGGCATCAGTACAACTCACCTGTGCCTTCTGTATCCACTTGGATACCAACAACACGGATATAGGAGCTTCGGATTCCCACTCCCACTCGGTCACGGCCTTTATTGGAGGTTTTGCCACTTTTACGAATGGAATAAATACCCATAATTGTCACTCGATTTCCTGGAACCACCTTGTCACAGAGGTACCTGGGGAGAGAATTTGAATTGAAAAGGTTTTACATGGAAATGTGCAAATTACATCCCGTAGCAAAAATCTATTTACACAGAACAGTGAACCTTACCTGTCACAGTACAACTGCATATGGCGGGGCATCTCCCCGTGCGGCACTGCATCTGGAGACTCCTGAAGTTTCAGCGTCTGAAAATCCACACATTTACATTTGTCAGGAATGATGAAGTACGGATCCAGAGGACACTTGGGGCGACCTGCCTGCTCCCTGTGGGCAAGAGAAAGTGTTTGAGTACAAGAACGTGTATGAAGTGACATATGATATACGCTTGTTCCAGGTACATACGTGTTGCACTTCCGTGGCATGGCATAACCCTCCAAGCCAGGTCGCACTGGGATGTTACCGATTGTGTTTCTGCAGCTGCGGCATTGTATGGAGATTTTTATAGCTTTGGCTCGTACAGATGTAGCCGCAATGATGATACCAGGGATCTTCACAAGGTGAGACATCTGCTCCGACTGCAAAAGAAATATGGAATTAAGACACCAATAGCCAAGTCACTAATGTACTTTTAC from Bufo gargarizans isolate SCDJY-AF-19 chromosome 8, ASM1485885v1, whole genome shotgun sequence encodes the following:
- the MCM5 gene encoding DNA replication licensing factor MCM5, with product MSGFDDPGIFYSDSFGGEQQAGEEGQVKRSQLKKRFKEFLRQYRYGTDRTGFTYKYRDELKRHYNLGEYWIEVEMEDLASFDEDLADYLYKQPTEHLQLLEEAAQEVADEVTRPRPAGEEAVQEIQVMLRSDANPANIRNLKSEQMSHLVKIPGIIIAATSVRAKAIKISIQCRSCRNTIGNIPVRPGLEGYAMPRKCNTEQAGRPKCPLDPYFIIPDKCKCVDFQTLKLQESPDAVPHGEMPRHMQLYCDRYLCDKVVPGNRVTIMGIYSIRKSGKTSNKGRDRVGVGIRSSYIRVVGIQVDTEGTGRSAACAVTPQEEEEFRRLASKPDIYETISKSIAPSIYGSIDIKKAIACLLFGGSRKRLPDGLTRRGDINLLMLGDPGTAKSQLLKFVERCSPIGVYTSGKGSSAAGLTASVMRDPVSRNFIMEGGAMVLADGGVVCIDEFDKMREDDRVAIHEAMEQQTISIAKAGITTTLNSRCSVLAAANSVYGRWDDTKGEENIDFMPTILSRFDMIFIVKDEHNEQRDMILAKHVMNVHLSARTQTQAVEGEVDLNTLKKFIAYCRTKCGPRLSVEAAEKLKNRYVLMRSGAREHEREAEKRSSIPITVRQLEAVVRISESLSKMKLQPFSTETDIDEALRLFQVSTLDAAMSGSLAGVEGFTTQEDQEMLSRIEKQMKRRFAIGSQISEHSIIQDFLKQKYPEHAIHKVLHLMMRRGEIQHRLQRKVLFRIK